A DNA window from Fervidobacterium sp. contains the following coding sequences:
- a CDS encoding glycine C-acetyltransferase, giving the protein MLNYKILEDEMESLKNEGLYINIRTLESPQGSWIVINGKKVLNLCSNNYLGFANDERLKNAAKRAIDQWGVGPGAVRTIAGTMKLHEELEKALAEFKGADATIFLQSGFVANQAAIPTIFGDENDAIISDELNHASIIDGVRLSKAKRYVYRHNDMNDLESRLKEARDIQKARRILIVTDGVFSMDGDIAPLPEIVELADKYEAAVMVDDAHGEGVLGKGGRGIVDHFGLHGKVDMEIGTLSKAFGVLGGYIAGKETIVKYLKQKARPFLFSTGLTPADVAACLEAVKILQESDERVKKLWDNAKYFKEEMKKLGFDIGVSQTPITPVMLYDAKVSSQFSKELFEEGVFAQSIGYPTVPKGKARIRVMISAVHSKQDLDYALEKFEKIGKKLGVI; this is encoded by the coding sequence ATGCTTAATTACAAAATACTTGAAGATGAAATGGAAAGCTTGAAAAACGAAGGATTATATATAAATATACGCACGCTCGAGTCGCCGCAAGGTTCATGGATAGTCATAAATGGAAAGAAAGTCTTGAATTTGTGTTCAAACAACTACCTTGGTTTTGCAAATGACGAGAGATTGAAAAATGCTGCAAAAAGGGCTATAGATCAGTGGGGAGTTGGTCCCGGTGCGGTAAGAACCATAGCTGGTACGATGAAACTCCACGAGGAACTTGAAAAGGCATTGGCTGAATTTAAAGGCGCTGATGCTACGATATTCTTACAATCAGGTTTCGTAGCAAATCAAGCCGCAATACCTACCATATTCGGTGACGAAAATGATGCAATTATATCTGATGAACTGAATCACGCAAGTATTATCGATGGCGTAAGGTTATCAAAGGCAAAGAGATATGTTTACAGGCATAACGACATGAACGATCTTGAGTCGCGATTAAAAGAAGCAAGGGATATTCAAAAAGCTAGGAGAATATTGATAGTAACAGATGGTGTCTTCAGTATGGATGGAGATATCGCTCCCTTACCAGAGATTGTAGAATTAGCTGATAAATATGAAGCGGCTGTAATGGTTGATGATGCACATGGTGAAGGTGTGCTTGGCAAAGGTGGTAGGGGTATTGTTGATCATTTTGGTTTGCATGGAAAGGTTGACATGGAAATTGGTACGCTTTCAAAGGCATTTGGGGTCCTTGGTGGATACATTGCTGGTAAGGAAACTATTGTTAAATACTTAAAACAGAAAGCAAGACCTTTCCTTTTTAGTACGGGATTAACACCTGCAGATGTTGCAGCTTGTCTTGAAGCAGTTAAGATATTGCAAGAGAGTGATGAACGTGTTAAGAAATTGTGGGATAACGCAAAATACTTTAAAGAGGAGATGAAAAAACTTGGATTTGATATAGGTGTTAGTCAGACACCAATTACTCCTGTTATGCTCTACGATGCGAAGGTTTCAAGTCAATTCAGTAAGGAATTATTTGAAGAAGGTGTGTTTGCTCAATCAATTGGTTATCCAACGGTTCCAAAAGGCAAAGCGAGAATCAGGGTAATGATAAGTGCTGTACACAGTAAACAAGACCTGGATTATGCACTTGAAAAATTCGAAAAAATTGGAAAAAAATTAGGTGTAATTTGA
- the tdh gene encoding L-threonine 3-dehydrogenase, with protein MGTTVMKAIMKEKQGPGLVMKDVQAPSELGPRDVLVKVRRASICGTDVHIYKWDEWSQSRINPPLIVGHEMAGEVIAIGSAVTRVKIGDLVAAETHIPCESCYQCRTGRMHICKDLKILGVDTNGIFAQYAVIPESVLWKFSSEIPLDFASVMEPFGNAIHTAAVTNLLGKNVLITGAGPIGLMAVQIAKVAGASTVIVSEVDRMRINMAIENGADVVINPAEKDLVKEVYKMLDDGVDVLLEMSGNRKAFEDGLRCVTMGGEVSILGIFGGKIDVNFDSLITMRGLTVYGITGRRMFETWRTADELLRTKKVDLSKVVTHVLPFDEWEKGFELMINKKCGKVVLNLD; from the coding sequence TTGGGGACGACAGTTATGAAAGCGATAATGAAAGAAAAACAAGGACCAGGGCTTGTAATGAAAGATGTACAAGCGCCATCAGAACTCGGTCCAAGGGATGTGTTAGTAAAAGTTCGCAGGGCATCAATATGTGGAACGGATGTACATATATATAAGTGGGATGAATGGTCACAATCGAGAATAAATCCTCCTCTGATCGTTGGGCATGAAATGGCGGGTGAGGTTATTGCTATCGGAAGCGCTGTTACAAGGGTCAAGATTGGTGATCTTGTCGCTGCGGAAACTCATATACCATGTGAAAGTTGTTATCAATGTCGGACTGGAAGAATGCATATATGTAAAGATTTAAAGATCCTGGGGGTAGATACAAACGGTATTTTTGCGCAATACGCAGTTATACCTGAGAGTGTGTTATGGAAATTTTCGTCCGAAATTCCTCTTGATTTTGCCTCGGTTATGGAACCGTTTGGTAATGCAATACACACGGCAGCTGTAACTAATTTACTTGGTAAGAATGTGTTGATCACCGGTGCCGGCCCAATTGGGTTAATGGCTGTGCAAATAGCAAAGGTAGCTGGCGCAAGTACAGTTATAGTCTCAGAAGTTGATCGAATGAGAATTAATATGGCAATAGAAAATGGCGCTGATGTTGTTATAAATCCAGCTGAAAAAGACTTGGTAAAAGAAGTGTACAAAATGTTAGACGACGGTGTTGATGTTTTGCTTGAAATGAGTGGAAACAGAAAAGCTTTTGAAGATGGATTAAGGTGTGTCACAATGGGTGGAGAAGTTTCGATACTGGGTATATTTGGTGGCAAAATAGATGTAAACTTCGATTCTTTGATTACAATGAGAGGTTTAACTGTGTACGGTATAACCGGAAGAAGAATGTTTGAAACATGGAGAACTGCCGATGAATTGTTGAGAACAAAAAAGGTGGATCTCTCAAAGGTCGTTACTCATGTTTTACCTTTCGATGAGTGGGAAAAAGGTTTTGAACTGATGATAAATAAGAAATGTGGTAAAGTTGTCTTAAATTTAGATTAA